A genomic region of Melanotaenia boesemani isolate fMelBoe1 chromosome 21, fMelBoe1.pri, whole genome shotgun sequence contains the following coding sequences:
- the unc13d gene encoding protein unc-13 homolog D gives MSGQSQQTSSGGNLLQTPEQEPALPKQRQYSPVHPRKLGLTRKLKRDYKEDENPEEKARRHKELELKPLYKELLYTIAHKMGKPSSAQVFTDSQLHQYIRVAFTMTESEHDSLMEKVQSAEHPVYCLMATVKEAKGILGKDVSGFSDPYCLLTILGNEEEHKTRQNRNKPSKSVVKDVVSNDKIYQTEIKKQTLNPIWNQTFIVEFRDIGASFHLEMWDKDEDVSLTQKLEEIKTNLNSLRRMIKEAKKEKGTDDFLGNIVLKLQDLHCTEDHWYNLEPRTETYPDRGQCHLNLKFIHKARDETLSAGRNAYINYCGILQQFVQAYISKQQSTAPWKGALCGEAQILLELYATQNDLSPFLQDLAKWVAYSKLYQTLEVDSSVLFQQLTSIEYHWHQQELPYQQKQELGDSLHGFLQYGLCLVAKYRDIFPPTPSATPKLQTLLRILVQICKTQAFQKLNPAHFELHDGVIDAIQTGTEEWFTIKKGLHQPMTKNLAEIGSALSSLIVEVQEDIKHNKDVWNRVFVNAVQVDAFTVVYQRFDSLLAKEVRDTLSVMDGQMEQNLAKSLFPVYLSLKTIHKDKAFLQRRGLLQLTNFHEGFREAVPYWLHQAFSTTQDRVERAVQVDQLQPLQSGAVPIKHSSSAVDLVACIQPICQLWEQLSWPDPEEAFMLMVKLTEDVCKIVMSYCQLLKKRVRLLSENSDHSSAINMLCVVVNDLEHLRSVLTRLPTQLNWAGLRERTENVIGESQFHNTLPSQLQQAQSVLGREIQTALDTLGKKLNTDIETHVRSMSTRRRIPSKSTEDAAAPLMRYLEQELQYMNENLVQENFNSLLTPLWNNSVKILYQVASQHPQPEGLMVFCQRLLYTLQCLEQCFHAEGNGLPLDTLHSDEYKTLKAHLTHNSLSSQQLVEKFLDSKIWEQKVFSGEKYGAVTLLTSYRRSDQRLRVEVLNAVNLLPMDSNGLSDPFVQLCLEPNHIFPEVEPRCTQIKSCDLNPLFEETFDFLVSLDQCQAHGACLVITVLDHDTLRTDDFEGEAFLALKAIPGVSGAKQEEELSSQPDAVPAQIRLPLMHPKPNEDSILRLLESRKGEREAQAFVKKRRQREKQSQEGTQP, from the exons ATGTCAGGTCAAAGTCAGCAAACCAGCTCAGGAGGGAATCTACTACAAACACCTGAACAG GAACCAGCTTTACCAAAACAACGACAG TATTCCCCTGTCCATCCACGTAAACTTGGGTTGACGAGGAAACTGAAGAGG GATTATAAAGAAGATGAAAATCCAGAAGAGAAAGCAAGGAGGCACAAGGAGTTGGAG CTAAAACCTCTATATAAGGAGCTTCTGTACACCATCGCACATAAGATGGGTAAACCATCATCAGCTCAGGTCTTCACAGACAGCCAGCTTCATCAGTATATTCGGGTG GCTTTCACTATGACAGAATCAGAGCACGACAGTCTGATGGAGAAAGTACAGAGCGCAGAG CACCCAGTGTACTGTCTGATGGCCACTGTAAAGGAAGCCAAAGGAATCCTGGGAAAAGATGTCAGTG GTTTTAGTGACCCATACTGCCTGCTCACAATACTGGGAAATGAAGAGGAACACAAGACGcgacaaaacagaaataaaccaaGCAAATCTGTTGTAAAAGACGTCGTATCAAATGACAAAATCTACCAAACAGAGATAAAGAAGCAGACCCTGAACCCCATTTGGAACCAAACCTTCATAGT aGAGTTTAGAGACATTGGTGCCAGCTTTCACCTTGAGATGTG GGACAAAGACGAAGACGTGTCACTTACTCAGAAACTGGAGGAAATAAAAACCAACTTGAACAGTTTAAGAAG gATGATCAAAGAAGCCAAAAAGGAGAAAGGCACAGATGACTTTTTGGGAAACATTGTCTTAAAACTGCAG GATCTCCACTGCACTGAAGACCACTGGTATAATCTGGAGCCACGAACGGAAACGTACCCAGACCGCGGCCAATGCCATCTCAACCTTAAGTTCATCCACAAAGCT AGAGACGAGACTCTGAGTGCCGGCCGCAATGCTTACATCAACTATTGTGGGATTCTGCAGCAGTTTGTCCAGGCTTACATCTCCAAGCAGCAG AGTACTGCTCCGTGGAAAGGGGCCTTGTGTGGCGAGGCTCAGATTCTGCTTGAACTCTATGCTACACAGAATGACCTCTCACCTTTTTTGCAAGACCTGGC GAAATGGGTGGCGTACAGTAAGCTCTACCAGACTTTAGAGGTGGACTCATCTGTGCTGTTCCAGCAGCTCACCAGCATAGAGTACCACTGGCACCAGCAGGAACTCCCCTACCAACAG AAACAGGAACTTGGGGATTCTCTTCATGGTTTCCTGCAGTACGGACTGTGTCTGGTTGCCAAATACAGAGACATCTTCCCCCCAACTCCTAGTGCAACTCCAAAACTACAAACACTGCTCAG gaTCTTGGTCCAGATCTGTAAGACTCAAGCATTTCAGAAACTGAACCCAGCTCACTTTGAGCTTCATGATGGGGTCATCGATGCCATACAG ACAGGTACAGAAGAATGGTTTACCATCAAAAAGGGTTTGCATCAGCCAATGACTAAG AACCTGGCAGAGATTGGCAGCGCCCTCTCTAGTTTGATTGTGGAGGTGCAGGAagacataaaacacaacaaGGATGTCTGGAACAGAGTGTTTGTCAA TGCTGTGCAAGTTGATGCGTTCACTGTTGTCTATCAGAGGTTTGACTCTCTG CTTGCAAAGGAAGTGAGGGACACCTTATCAGTAATGGACGGTCAAATGGAGCAGAATTTGGCCAAAAGCTTGTTCCCTGTTTATCTGAGCTTGAAGACCATCCACAAAGACAAGGCTTTCTTACAGCGGAG GGGATTACTGCAGCTGACAAACTTTCATGAGGGCTTCAGAGAGGCGGTGCCTTACTGGCTCCACCAGGCGTTCAGCACCACTCAGGACCGGGTGGAGAGGGCCGTCCAGGTTGATCag CTTCAGCCTCTGCAGAGTGGTGCAGTGCCCATTAAACACAGCTCCTCTGCAGTGGACCTGGTGGCGTGTATCCAGCCTATCTGCCAGCTGTGGGAGCAGCTGTCCTGGCCTGACCCTGAAGAGGCCTTCATGCTCATGGTCAAACTTACAGAG gatGTTTGTAAGATCGTGATGAGCTACTGCCAACTCCTGAAGAAGAGGGTCAGGTTGTTGTCTGAGAACTCCGACCACAGCAGTGCCATTAACATG TTGTGTGTGGTCGTGAACGACCTGGAGCACTTACGGTCAGTGCTGACCCGACTTCCCACTCAACTGAACTGGGCCGGACTCCGAGAACGGACTGAAAACGTCATAGGGGAAAGTCAGTTCCACAACACGCTGCCTTCACAGCTTCAGCAAGCCCAAAGCGTCCTCGGCCGAGAGATCCAAACAGCATTAGACACTCTTGGGAAAAAG TTAAACACAGACATTGAGACTCACGTCAGAAGCATGTCAACCAGGAGGAGGATTCCCTCCAAGTCCACAGAGGAT GCTGCTGCCCCTCTCATGCGCTACCTGGAGCAAGAGCTGCAGTACATGAATGAAAACTTGGTTCAAGAAAACTTCAACAG TCTTCTGACTCCTTTGTGGAATAACTCGGTAAAAATCCTCTACCAGGTGGCAAGTCAGCATCCGCAGCCAGAAGGGCTCATGGTGTTCTGCCAACGATTGCTGTATACGCTGCAG TGCCTGGAGCAGTGCTTTCACGCTGAGGGAAATGGACTTCCACTTGATACGCTCCACTCTGATGAGTACAAG ACTCTGAAGGCTCATCTTACTCACAACTCCCTGAGCAGCCAGCAGCTTGTGGAGAAGTTCCTGGACAGCAAAATATGGGAGCAG AAGGTATTCAGTGGAGAGAAATATGGTGCAGTCACCCTCCTTACATCCTACAGAAGATCCGACCAAAGACTTCGGGTTGAGGTTCTGAACGCTGTCAACCTCTTACCAATGGACTCTAACG GTTTGAGTGATCCATTCGTACAGCTGTGTCTGGAGCCTAACCACATCTTTCCCGAGGTGGAGCCTCGCTGCACTCAGATCAAAAGCTGCGATCTCAATCCCCTTTTTGAAGAGACCTTTGACTT CCTGGTTTCCCTGGATCAGTGCCAGGCTCATGGGGCGTGCCTAGTCATCACCGTTTTGGACCACGACACCTTGAGGACGGATGACTTTGAGGGCGAAGCCTTCTTGGCCCTTAAGGCCATACCAGGAGTTTCTGGAGCAAAACAGGAAGAAGAACTCAGCTCTCAGCCAGATGCCGTCCCTGCCCAAATACGCCTTCCTCTGATGCATCCTAAACCCAATG agGATAGCATCCTGAGGCTGCTGGAGTCCAGGAAAGGAGAGCGGGAGGCGCAGGCCTTCGTAAAGAAGCGACGACAGCGAGAGAAACAATCCCAGGAAGGCACTCAACCATAA